Within Lathyrus oleraceus cultivar Zhongwan6 unplaced genomic scaffold, CAAS_Psat_ZW6_1.0 chrUn0155, whole genome shotgun sequence, the genomic segment TAACTTTCTTATTTGTTTTCGAAAATTCTTCTTTTCTTGTCTTATAGTATTTTCTATTTAAACTCTATTGTTGAAAGCCTTTGTAGATTTGTTGCATTATATTTGAAGTCTTGATTGCCATTCTTACTTGGGTTCCTTTTTAAGaacttgaaaaatggactttgATTGGGAAAATTTAAGATGACAAATCTTTTAGAAGTCATAAATCAAGTGAAAAGACAATTGAAAAATCCAAGAGTGTGGACACATAGTTGACTGAAAATGTCCCTTTTAAACATGGGATTTTCCCACAATCGGCCAAAacatcattttaaaaaaaaaagagcTTTTGCACATTATCAATTCAAAAACAGTCTACCAACAATCATCAATTTTACACAGACTCAACTGAATAACTTTATCTAGAGTTTTTACACAGACTCAACTCAAGAACGTTAACTAGAGCTTTTAACAGGTTCAACTCAATAAAATTCAATTATCTCTTAACATGCTATGCTTGTAACCTTTAAAATTATTACAAAGAAGACACAAGAGACTATGCTCTTGAATAAACACTTTCATCACAACAATTCTCAAATGGAACTTTTTACTCTTTTTTCGCTAAGACAACTCTAATGAAAAAAGAGTGACAAAAGAAGGCTTCTAATTAGAAAGAAGGCTTATATTTCGCTAAAAAAGAAAATAATCCATGGTCATTCTTAATGAATTAATCGATTAAACCTATGTAttaatcaattaatcaagttAAAATATGAAAATTTGATTTTCTAAATCAGTTAATCGATTATCATCCTCTTTAATCGATTAGGATGCATTACACTTTCATTCTAATTGATTAAATGACCTCTTAACTTAGACATTGTATAAtacatttttaattgattaagcAAGCTTCTAATCAATTAAGTGCTTTCCTTAGGTGGTTTTAAGAGATTTTATCATAAGAGAAGAGGTTTAAAGACACATTTATCTCTGTGTACGCGCATTGCTTTAATACCTCAAATTTTACTCATATTCCTTAACAATTAAATTGATTATAACTAGAGAAAACTATGCGCATGACAAGAAAATATTTCACACTTTCAACTTTGAGATCAAAATTCAAGCTTTTACATAAGAGTGTTAGCAAATCCAACATCTATATCACTTGCGTTATATACTATGCCACAAAACGTAAAGCATTGAACTTGTTCTGTTGTGGGGTAACTTAAGTTAAAATCAAATTGATCAATATTAATATTTCTTATACATGGATGTTTGCAAATTAAccatttttataaataaaaaaatttcaTATTTGAAACATTGACTCTTTAGAAGATCTCAATTTGAGACTAATAACTAACTCTCATTTGTTTTATAGAGCAAGATTTCATATTTTCAACTTTGAGATCAAAATGTCAAGACTTCAAACTTTCACATAAGAGTGTTAGCAAATCCAACATCTATATCACTTACGTTATATACTATGCCACGAAATGTAAAGCATTGTACTTGTTCTGTTGTGGGCTAACTTAAGTTAAAATTAAATTGATCAATATTAATATTTCTTATACATAGATGTTTGCAAATTAATCATTCAGATAAATATAAAAATTGCATATTTGAAGCAATGACTCTTTAGAACATCTCTCAATATATGTAGAGTTTCTCCATTTAGATTCATTGATCATATGGGATATGAAAATCCTTTTGATCATTAATTCTCTAGAGTAAATTAACCTTCAATGATATTTTTGTCATGTCGTTTGGACGACTCAATCTTTAAACTTAGGCgtgcaattttttttaaaaaaagttcTCTCTCTtttgatttaaattattttaacACACCACTTATAACCTTCTAAGGCATTTTCCTGATTTTTTTACAAAATATTGTAATTTTAAAATATTGTGTTATTGAGATTCCAAGTTGAGAGTAATAACAATGAATACTCATTTGATTCATAAAGCAAGTATGAAAATTAAGTGAAATGAACATTTAGAAATACATTCgtaaataataaaattataacAACAGATAATCAGTTAACACTTTACAATTGATTATAgaagaacaaaaataaataaaataattaatttaattataaaatattGAAACGAATGATTTAATGAATAGCAATTGATTGTTTGTGATCAAGAAAGAATGTGAAGAATTAGTTGGCAGCACTGCAGATACGTCTAATGACTCCGGCGGATCCGGTTAATGGTTGAATATCTCCCATGTTTATCATAGCAGTTGCAAAATCAGACTTGAAAACCGTAGGATTTTGGCTGTATTGAGAAAcgataaatgaagaacatggggatctatatatgatgtctagaaccattgtgaatcatctcttgattgatctccttgcattgagtGTCTTAAACCCTAGAAATGAGCTTGATGAGGAATTGGTGgacacacactacctacaaacacaacaaactatacatttttggtattttggttagttaataatgaaaaacaaagtatgatacaatcaaattgtgcttggtgatctctcccaatgcaaacccaatgaatgagaaggaaggaggatgccaaggtgtgatcccaaaactaatgcacatgatgagatagcatgagggatcttagggtcaaaattggggtcttaccCCAACACTTCCTTTGCTGCAGAGAGCagtgaaaaataaaaagatgGATGAGGAACTTAAAGATGACAATAAACATTCCACTTCTTGATGTTATTAAGCAGGTTCCCAAATATGTAAAATTTCTGAAAGAGTTGTGCACACACAAAGGATATTAAAGGAAAATGAAAGAGTGAACATGAGACAAAACGTTTCAACTTTCATTCCACCTATGCATTTATTTGTAAAAGCCAAAATGGGCCAGAATGTTTTGTCTCTCACTCAGACCATGCCCTAAAAGTGAAAAGATTCAGGAAACTTTTCTATTCCACGAACTATTGGGGATACCAAGTTTGAAAATTGCATATTAGATTTAGTTGGTACTGACAAAGGTTTAATCGAGTGTAAAATATCTAAGCTCTGAAAAACACTCCATTTATGCACATAAAAAGCATCCATGTAAATCATACAAAGAACAAGATTTGAGACTAATAACAAATTCTCATTTGTTTTATAGAGCAAGATTTCACACTTTCAACTTTGAAATCAAAATTCAAGCTTTCACATAAGAGTGTTAGCAAATCCAACATCTGTATCACTTGCGTTATATACTATGTCACGAAATGTAAAGCATTGAACTTGTTCTGTTTTGGGCTAACTTAAGTTAAAATCAAATTGATCAATATTAATTTTTCTTATACATAGATGTTTGCAAATTAATCATTCTGATAAATATAAAAATTGCATATTTGAAACAATGACTCTTTAGAACATCTCTCAATATATGTTGAGTTTCTCCATTTAGACCCATTCATCATATGAGATATGAAAATCCTTTTGATCATCTAGAAATACATTTgtatataataaaattataacAAAAGATAATCATTTAACACTTTACAATTGATTACACAAgaacaaaataaataaaataattaatttaattataaaatattGAAACAGACCATTTAATGAATATCAATGgattgtttgtgataaagaaaGAAAGAATGTGTAGAATTAGTTGGCAGCACTGCAGATACGTCTAATGATTCCGGCGGATCCTGTTAATGGTTGAATATCTCCCATGTTTATCATAGAAGCTGCAAAATCAGATTTAAAAGCGGTAGGATTTTGGCTGTATTGAGAAACGATAGAATCCGTAGATCCACCGCTGAAAAGAACTTGGTCTGATTGTAGAAGACCCTTCTTTTGAATTAAATTCTTAAAGTAGTTGTTGTCAAAAGAATTTGGTGTGACCAAGTCGAGTGCTGCCAACTTCTGATTGTTTGAAGTGGAACTGGAAGATGGACAACCACGTTGGCGAGTGGTAGCGAATCCAGCATCTATGTCACTTGCATTGTTGTATATCCTATCACGAAATGTAAAGCATTGAGCTTGTCCGATTGTGTGGGCACCTAAGTTAGTTAAAATGAAATTGATTAATATAAGCAAATATGAAAATATGGATGTTTGAAACTAGTAATAAATTTACCAGATAGAGCAACCATGTCTTTGGCAGTGAGACCTTTAATAGTAAATTTAGATATAAGAGTTTGAAGATCGTCGGTAAAGAATGGAAGGTCCGTATTGGCCAAACTTTTGCTTGCCGTAGTAGAATCTCTTCTTCCAAGTTTCACTGTCCATGATGGACCACCTACCTGTAATTGTAAATATGAAATTATTAATATATAGTCATGAAATTATTAATAAGCATGCAATGCAAATTGTAAACTTACAGCGAATGATGCATCACGTGCGGCTACAGCTACTATGTCTGCACAAGACACAACTCCGGGACATACTTTCTCTACCTGTGATTTTGCATTATCAATGACTTGAAATCCTCTTGCTGAGTTAAGATTTGGAAGTGCAGTCTTTTCGCTCTCGATTGTGGTACTGTCATCTAGCAAAATGGATGCATCACAGCCCTGCACAAAGCAGTCATGAAAATGAAGGCGAATGAGAGATGCAGCCATGCGACGCTCTTTAGAGACAGCTGTACGAATGGCAGTTCTAATGGTGGTTAGTGCATCGGGGCATGTAGTGTCGTAAAATGTAGAAGACAACTGTGCATCACATATTGTGGCTAGCAGCACCAATATTGTAACAACAATTCTATAAGCCATGTAAGTGTTGATTGATGATTGAATTTCAGAAAATAATATATGAATGTTAGCAAGATGATTATGAAATGATCGatcatgcatatatatatatatatagtgtgTGTAATAGAAACTGCGAGAGAATGTTTCATGGTCACTCATGTCCGCTACCTTCAACGCGTTGCACTGCAAAGGTTTGCTAATTCGCTCCTCAACCTTTTCCATATTCACAATTCTGACCAATTCTCCCTTGGTTGGTTGGTTGACAAATAGTATTGTTTCTTGCCACTTCATCATCTCTACGTACATACTTTTCAATATTTTCCTTTGATTTGTATGTCTTAATAGTCAAAATCTATTATTTATTATAAACACTATCCCCTAACCTAGGTTCTATTTTCTTTTTCGGATAACCTTATTTCAGTATTTTATGGACAATCATACTTTCACATATAGCACCTTGAAACGGAATTGTTTTTAGAGAAATGCATATTAAACTCCTAATGATTTACTTCAAGAGTTCCGGTTCAGTTTGAAAAAAAAACGTTTCTTGCCTTGTCATCTCTACCTGCATACCTTTGAATTGTATGTCTTAATAATGCAATATTATATTTTTTCGTAAGAGTCAAAATCTATATCACCTTGAGACAAAATTGATTTTATCGACACCATACTTTCACATATAGCACCTTGAGACAAAATTGATTTTTTAGAGACTATATTAAATACTCATTTTATTAAATCTGATGATAAGTCAAACAAGTTAAAATCTAAGATTGGTATAATTTCTAACAATTATGAGAAAGTCTTCGGTTGACAGTTTCTCACAATGACAAcccaaatattattattgttttcttattattatgggtAAAAATTCGTTAAAGA encodes:
- the LOC127112553 gene encoding lignin-forming anionic peroxidase, with product MAYRIVVTILVLLATICDAQLSSTFYDTTCPDALTTIRTAIRTAVSKERRMAASLIRLHFHDCFVQGCDASILLDDSTTIESEKTALPNLNSARGFQVIDNAKSQVEKVCPGVVSCADIVAVAARDASFAVGGPSWTVKLGRRDSTTASKSLANTDLPFFTDDLQTLISKFTIKGLTAKDMVALSGAHTIGQAQCFTFRDRIYNNASDIDAGFATTRQRGCPSSSSTSNNQKLAALDLVTPNSFDNNYFKNLIQKKGLLQSDQVLFSGGSTDSIVSQYSQNPTAFKSDFAASMINMGDIQPLTGSAGIIRRICSAAN